The Rickettsiales bacterium genome includes a region encoding these proteins:
- the ruvA gene encoding Holliday junction branch migration protein RuvA has protein sequence MIGRLRGIVEEINDDSLIIDVGGVGYGVFVSTRLLSELSVGEEIKLVIETNVREDHIHLYGFLDNMERDWFRTLATVQGVGNKVAIAILAAYSPVRISQLIMAKDAASFKTISGIGAKLAERIVSELKDKALKLPTSEFVVDVATGSKGNIVRKNLKQAVIRNDLNDDAVSALVNLGYNRGDAYGAVAKIVKNDENQAVDELIKLSLKELAGA, from the coding sequence GCATAGTAGAGGAGATTAATGATGATTCGCTGATCATTGATGTGGGAGGGGTTGGCTATGGTGTTTTTGTCTCTACTAGATTGCTCTCTGAGTTGTCGGTTGGTGAAGAAATAAAATTGGTTATAGAAACTAATGTTAGAGAAGACCATATACATTTATATGGGTTCTTAGATAATATGGAGCGTGATTGGTTCCGTACGCTCGCTACAGTACAGGGGGTAGGTAATAAGGTGGCTATCGCTATTTTGGCGGCTTATTCTCCGGTGCGTATTTCCCAGCTAATTATGGCAAAAGACGCGGCTTCTTTTAAGACCATCAGCGGTATAGGCGCGAAGCTTGCCGAACGTATTGTAAGTGAGCTTAAGGATAAAGCTCTTAAACTTCCAACTTCGGAGTTTGTGGTTGATGTGGCGACCGGTAGTAAAGGTAATATTGTTAGGAAAAATCTGAAACAGGCTGTTATAAGGAATGATCTAAACGATGATGCTGTCTCCGCTTTGGTTAATCTTGGATATAATCGTGGTGATGCTTATGGGGCGGTGGCAAAAATAGTGAAAAATGATGAAAATCAAGCTGTTGATGAATTGATAAAGCTTTCTCTTAAAGAATTAGCGGGTGCTTGA